In Brassica rapa cultivar Chiifu-401-42 chromosome A06, CAAS_Brap_v3.01, whole genome shotgun sequence, a single window of DNA contains:
- the LOC103871306 gene encoding phosphatidylinositol 4-kinase alpha 1 isoform X2 translates to MEPALTDICEIIEENPINFSENLVWICRQCPHESASVSRSHLNALLAVARIISRNVDTSENHGKLAVLDFLHAVPTSFRRSFWPCSFTLESITEFYRTFLAYVSCLSHEFGSKVVEIAGEAIGDDVDMDPAISRAFLVALSHNGFPSIQQSDGDEMITMLLHQFSTNENASCSGGSFSVFRQQVDSFEDESVESLEKQEITFKLMAHVLDKVKVDSELYDQLSCIAKRQLQSMSAFLKSRRQDWNDQDSVLKTRVDAKLFVYQAAAKMKIKSLVSLETDGKTYKKLAMETLTLLFDAAEACLTSVWRKMKACEELFISLLSGIAEMAVAKGRCLLHGLFVRLRPLVLAVCAQPDTWVRNQRNIFESVSKICCEIIESVWATDRALVNTFIVGLASRIHEKSDYEEQVGREREVPTIPLNVVRLLADISVAVKKPEVADMVFPFFIESLEEGDTSTPCSLRLQLLDAVSRIATLGFEKSYRETVVLMTRGYLREILTVVSVESKTSEPTSRKEHVETLAAGFLTIANGLMKTKLRADYRHLLLSLCSDVSLASESKSGGSGADMLGPLLPAVAEICSDLDPTSNVEPSLLKLFRNLWFYIALFGLAPPIVKPQPAGGPYMWNTQWSLAVQRISQGTPPLVVSSVKWLEDEFELNALRSSDSSRGIGNKKVASTQRTALAIALGGRVEVSALNTISGAKATYLLAVAILEIIRFTSNGGILNGGSSVSASRSAFSCAFEYLKSPNLTHAVSQCLTAIVHRAFQAAISWLEDRISLTGKDDSIRESTMNAHACFLIKNMSQRDEHIRDISVKLLNQIRDKFPQILWSSSCLDSLLFSVHDNAPSTVVNDPAWTAAVRSLYQKVVREWICISLSYAPCTIQGLLQDKLCKANTLQRTQTTTDVVSLLNEIKIGTGENEIWSGAKTANIPAVMDAAVAASGENLKASEAFNLEILGSGFVNAMYKCKHTGQISGLVRLGNSIGNDTLINSSVRSLQQIVNTSTNGGITDKSQFRETCSQATAVLLSNLAGEPKTDIKGSSRLLRLLCWSPAYILTPDAMETGVFIWTWLVSAAPQLGSLVLAELVDAWTWTIDSKRGLFASDVRYYGPAAKLKPQLAPGEPEESPDSDPVDQIVAHRLWLGFLIDRFEVVRHSSVEQLLLFGRLLQRSTSLDWCFTHHPAATGTFFSLMLLGLKFCSCQKQGNMHKFRHGLELLEDRIYRASLGWFSRQPEWYDVNIPNFCQSEAQSVSIFAQYLLNERSDFSQSDSNEIAHENGKLAELIVWGKMDNYAVGKEKRKQLLLILCQHESDRLDVWAQPICSKDSPYSRLKVSSGKWTEHAKTAFLVDPRIAISLVSRFPANIALKSEVTQLVQAHIVDLRSIPEALPYFLTPKTVEENSVLLQQLPHWAACSITQALEFLTPNYKGHPRVMAYVLRVLESYPPERVTFFMPQLVQSLRYDEGRLVEGYLLRAAQRSDIFAHILTWHLQGESFQETVKDGAFDKNASFQAILSEVRQHIIDGFTPKALDLFNREFDFFEKVTSISGVLFPLPKEERRAGIRRELEKIKMQGEDLYLPTAPNKLVKGIQIDSGIPLQSAAKVPIMITFNVVDRDGNHNDVKPQACIFKVGDDCRQDVLALQVISLLRDIFEAVGLNLYLFPYGVLPTGAGRGIIEVVPNTRSRSQMGESTDGGLYEIFQQEFGPVGSPSFETARGNFLTSSAGYAVASLLLQPKDRHNGNLLFDNMGRLVHIDFGFIFETSPGGNMRFESAHFKLSHEMTQLLDPSGDMKSETWHQFVSLCVQGYLAARRYMEGIISTVEMMVESGLPCFSRGNPIEKLRKRFHPEMSEREAAHFMINVCTDAYNKWTTFGYDLIQYLQQGIEK, encoded by the exons ATGGAGCCGGCATTGACGGATATTTGCGAAATCATCGAGGAGAATCCGATCAACTTCTCTGAGAATCTCGTTTGGATTTGCCGGCAGTGTCCGCACGAATCAGCCAGCGTCTCTCGGAGCCACCTCAACGCTCTCTTGGCCGTAGCTCGGATCATCTCCAGGAACGTCGACACGTCAGAGAATCACGGCAAACTCGCCGTCCTCGATTTCCTCCACGCTGTTCCGACCTCGTTCCGCCGATCGTTCTGGCCGTGCTCGTTCACGCTGGAGTCGATTACGGAGTTCTATCGCACCTTCCTAGCGTACGTCTCGTGTCTGTCACATGAATTTGGGAGTAAGGTTGTGGAGATTGCAGGGGAGGCCATCGGTGATGACGTGGACATGGATCCAGCAATCTCTAGGGCTTTCTTGGTTGCTCTTTCTCATAATGGATTCCCATCGATTCAACAGTCTGATGGTGATGAGATGATTACAATGCTGCTCCATCAGTTTAGCACGAATGAGAATGCGTCATGTAGTGGAGGATCTTTCTCTGTGTTTAGGCAGCAAGTTGATTCCTTTGAGGACGAGTCTGTCGAGAGTTTGGAGAAGCAAGAGATTACTTTCAAGTTGATGGCTCATGTTTTGGATAAAGTGAAGGTTGATTCTGAGCTCTATGATCAGTTGAGTTGTATAGCTAAGAGGCAGCTTCAGTCCATGTCTGCATTTCTCAAG TCAAGAAGGCAGGACTGGAATGACCAAGACTCGGTTTTGAAAACTAGAGTGGATGCCAAACTGTTTGTTTATCAAGCTGCAGCGAAAATGAAAATCAAGAGTCTTGTGTCCCTTGAAACAGACGGAAAGACATATAAAAAGCTGGCAATGGAGACTCTTACATTGCTGTTTGATGCTGCGGAAGCTTGTTTGACATCCGTGTGGCGGAAAATGAAGGCCTGCGAAGAACTGTTCATATCTCTGCTTTCTGGGATTGCGGAAATGGCAGTCGCAAAGGGAAGATGTTTACTACATGGGCTGTTTGTCCGACTTAGACCACTGGTACTAGCTGTCTGCGCACAG CCTGATACTTGGGTGAGAAATCAGAGGAATATCTTTGAGAGTGTATCTAAAATCTGTTGTGAGATTATTGAATCTGTTTGGGCCACGGATCGAGCTTTAGTTAACACTTTCATCGTGGGGTTAGCTTCAAGGATCCATGAAAAAAGTGATTACGAAGAGCAG GTTGGAAGAGAGAGGGAAGTTCCTACTATACCGCTGAATGTTGTACGGCTGCTTGCTGATATCAGCGTTGCTGTTAAAAAGCCTGAAGTAGCGGATATGGTTTTCCCATTTTTTATTGAAAGCCTAGAAGAGGGTGATACTTCAACTCCTTGCTCTTTGCGACTCCAG CTTCTTGACGCTGTATCTCGGATAGCAACATTAGGATTTGAGAAGTCCTACCGCGAGACAGTAGTTCTCATGACTAGAGGTTACTTGAGAGAAATATTGACGGTAGTATCTGTGGAAAGCAAAACTTCAGAACCAACATCTAGAAAGGAGCACGTAGAG ACTCTTGCTGCAGGCTTTCTTACAATTGCTAATGGTCTTATGAAAACAAAACTTCGTGCAGACTATCGCCATCTGCTGCTTTCCTTATGTTCGGATGTAAGCCTGGCTTCTGAGTCTAAAAGTGGAGG GAGCGGTGCAGACATGTTAGGTCCTCTTCTTCCTGCTGTTGCGGAAATATGTTCAGATTTGGATCCTACTTCAAATGTGGAACCATCACTTTTGAAACTGTTTCGCAATTTGTGGTTCTATATAGCCCTTTTTGGCTTAGCGCCTCCTATTGTTAAACCTCAACCTGCAGGAGGGCCTTACATGTGGAACACTCAGTGGTCTCTTGCTGTTCAGAGGATTTCTCAGGGCACTCCTCCCCTA GTCGTCAGTTCTGTAAAATGGCTTGAAGACGAATTCGAGCTCAATGCGCTTCGTAGTTCTGATAGTTCTCGAGGAATTGGGAATAAGAAGGTAGCTTCAACCCAGAGAACTGCTCTTGCAATTGCCTTGGGTGGTCGAGTTGAAGTTTCAGCACTGAACACTATCTCAG GGGCGAAGGCTACCTATCTACTTGCAGTAGCCATTTTGGAGATCATACGTTTTACTAGCAATGGGGGTATCCTTAATGGTGGCTCAAGTGTGTCTGCCTCTCGAAGTGCCTTCAGTTGTGCCTTCGAATACCTGAAATCTCCAAACCTCACTCATGCTGTTTCCCAGTGTTTGACTGCAATTGTGCATAGAGCCTTTCAAGCAGCAATATCATGGCTG GAAGATCGGATATCTCTTACTGGGAAAGATGATAGTATTAGGGAATCTACTATGAATGCACATGCATGCTTCCTCATAAAGAATATGTCACAGAGAGATGAACACATTCGAGATATCTCAGTGAAGCTGTTGAATCAGATTAGGGACAAGTTTCCCCAG ATCCTCTGGAGCTCATCTTGTCTGGATAGTTTGCTATTCTCGGTTCATGACAATGCACCTTCAACGGTTGTCAACGATCCTGCTTGGACTGCTGCCGTTCGATCTTTATACCAAAAAGTTGTTCGAGAATGGATCTGTATATCACTTTCATATGCTCCATGCACTATTCAGGGTTTGCTTCAG GATAAACTGTGCAAGGCAAACACATTGCAGCGAACACAAACTACAACTGATGTGGTTTCTCTTCTAAATGAGATAAAGATCGGAACTGGGGAAAATGAAATTTGGTCTGGAGCAAAAACAGCAAATATTCCAGCTGTGATGGATGCAGCAGTTGCAGCGTCTGGGGAAAATTTAAAAGCTTCTGAAGCCTTTAACTTGGAGATACTTGGTAGTGGTTTCGTTAATGCAATGTATAAGTGTAAGCATACCGGACAAATTTCTGGCTTGGTTAGATTGGGAAACAGTATTGGCAATGACACTTTGATAAATAGTTCTGTTCGGAGCCTTCAACAAATTGTTAATACTTCTACGAATGGAGGAATTACTGACAAGTCGCAATTTCGAGAAACTTGTTCTCAGGCAACAGCAGTACTACTGTCAAATCTG GCTGGTGAGCCTAAAACAGATATCAAGGGGTCTTCTCGTTTACTGCGTCTCCTTTGTTGGAGTCCAGCTTATATATTAACTCCAGATGCTATGGAAACTGGAGTATTCATTTGGACCTGGTTGGTTTCTGCTGCTCCACAACTGGGATCTCTTGTTCTTGCGGAACTTGTTGATGCTTGGACATGGACAATTGATTCAAAACGAGGACTATTTGCATCTGATGTGCGATACTATGGCCCAGCTGCAAAGTTAAAGCCCCAACTTGCCCCTGGAGAACCAGAAGAGTCACCTGATAGTGACCCTGTCGATCAAATAGTCGCTCACAGACTATGGCTTGGATTTTTAATAGATCGCTTTGAG GTCGTTCGGCATAGTAGCGTGGAGCAACTCTTGTTGTTTGGTCGGCTGTTACAACGGAGTACAAGTCTTGACTGGTGCTTTACCCACCACCCGGCAGCGACTGGTACCTTTTTTTCCTTGATGCTCCTTGGCCTGAAGTTCTGCTCATGCCAAAAACAAGGCAATATGCATAAATTTAGACATGGACTTGAACTGCTGGAAGATCGAATCTACAG GGCTTCTTTAGGATGGTTTTCTCGTCAGCCAGAGTGGTACGATGTAAACATTCCGAACTTTTGTCAGAGTGAGGCTCAATCTGTGTCAATTTTTGCTCAGTATCTGTTAAACGAGCGATCAGATTTTAGCCAATCTGATTCCAATGAAATAGCTCATGAAAACGGGAAATTAGCTGAACTG ATTGTCTGGGGTAAAATGGACAACTATGCAGTGGGAAAGGAGAAGAGGAAGCAACTGCTTCTTATTCTTTGCCAACATGAATCTGATAGGCTTGACGTTTGGGCACAACCTATTTGTTCAAA GGACAGTCCATATTCACGGCTAAAAGTAAGCTCTGGGAAATGGACTGAACATGCTAAAACTGCCTTTTTAGTGGATCCAAGGATTGCTATATCATTAGTATCAAGATTTCCAGCAAATATTGCTTTGAAATCCGAAGTCACTCAGCTAGTTCAG GCTCATATAGTAGATCTTCGTTCAATTCCGGAGGCATTACCATATTTTCTCACACCTAAAACTGTTGAAGAGAACTCAGTGCTGTTGCAGCAGCTGCCACACTGGGCTGCTTGTTCAATTACACAGGCTCTTGAATTCCTCACTCCTAATTATAAGGGCCATCCGCGTGTCATGGCATATGTCCTGCGAGTTTTAGAGTCCTACCCCCCTGAGCGAGTCACTTTCTTCATGCCACAGTTGGTGCAGTCTCTGCGCTATGATGAAGGG AGGCTGGTTGAAGGGTATCTTCTTAGGGCTGCCCAAAGAAGTGACATATTTGCTCATATCCTCACTTGGCATCTGCAG GGTGAGTCTTTTCAGGAAACAGTGAAAGATGGTGCTTTCGATAAG AATGCATCATTCCAAGCAATCTTGTCAGAGGTTCGACAGCATATCATCGATGGGTTTACTCCCAAGGCATTGGACTTGTTCAATAGAGAGTTTGACTTCTTTGAAAAGGTTACATCTATATCTGGGGTATTATTTCCTCTTCCAAAGGAAGAACGAAGAGCTGGTATCAGGAG GGAGTTGGAGAAAATCAAAATGCAAGGAGAAGACCTTTATTTGCCTACGGCTCCTAACAAGCTTGTTAAGGGTATCCAGATAGACAGTGGCATACCCCTACAATCAGCTGCCAAAGTCCCTATCATGATAACTTTTAACGTTGTCGATCGTGATGGTAACCATAATGATGTGAAACCACAGGCTTGTATTTTCAAG GTTGGAGATGATTGTCGTCAAGATGTTCTTGCCCTTCAAGTGATATCACTTCTTAGAGACATATTTGAAGCGGTTGGTCTTAATCTTTATCTGTTTCCATATGGAGTACTTCCAACTGGGGCTGGGAGGGGGATCATTGAG GTAGTGCCAAATACAAGAAGCAGAAGTCAAATGGGTGAATCAACCGATGGAGGCTTGTATGAGATCTTTCAACAGGAGTTTGGACCCGTTGGCTCACCCTCCTTTGAAACTGCAAGGGGTAACTTCCTCACCAGTAGTGCTGGTTACGCGGTGGCCAGTCTCTTACTCCAGCCTAAAGACAGACACAACGGAAATCTCCTCTTCGACAA CATGGGAAGGCTTGTTCACATTGACTTTGGTTTCATTTTCGAAACTTCCCCTGGTGGAAACATGCGTTTTGAGAGCGCACATTTCAAACTGAGCCACGAGATGACACAGTTGCTTGATCCATCAGGTGATATGAAGAGCGAAACTTGGCATCAGTTTGTCAG CTTGTGTGTTCAGGGTTACTTGGCTGCTCGCCGGTACATGGAGGGGATCATTAGTACAGTGGAAATGATGGTGGAGAGTGGATTGCCTTGCTTTAGCAGAGGGAATCCAATTGAGAAACTTCGCAAGAGATTTCATCCTGAGATGAGTGAGCGTGAAGCTGCACACTTCATGATCAATGTATGTACCGATGCCTACAACAAATGGACCACTTTTGGTTACGACTTGATACAGTATCTGCAGCAAGGCATCGAGAAATAA